A stretch of Natator depressus isolate rNatDep1 chromosome 2, rNatDep2.hap1, whole genome shotgun sequence DNA encodes these proteins:
- the ARMH2 gene encoding armadillo-like helical domain-containing protein 2, protein MSPRKQSASRDSLLYYHEVIESMFKKLQACYETFIKTFFSSVKEEPYNPTDSIFHKQKIVRYGTDVRNTQLPLEQRAQAAKNIGLLVYTGGPNAGICASEYIQDLIDILNMPDTSANVRILVLQGLCGICYINYSNQNKVKDLNLADILLACLTEDEDSSPASNHITVVKFWVCYLLTVLCCHNIPYIRILHELGGQKLVVKLKFLSSMEWSGWPDNYAEVLFSLLGFHKAQLTSGI, encoded by the exons ATGTCTCCCAGGAAACAATCTGCAAGTAGAGATTCACTGTTGTACTATCATGAAG TCATTGAAAGTATGTTTAAGAAGCTCCAAGCTTGTTATGAAACTTTCATCAAAACCTTTTTCTCTTCTGTGAAGGAAGAGCCCTACAATCCAACTGACAGCATTTTTCATAAGCAAAAAATTGTTAGATATGGCACCGATGTGAGGAACACACAACTACCCCTTGAACAgagagcccaagctgcaaaaAATATTGGACTGCTAGTGTACACAG GTGGGCCAAATGCTGGAATATGCGCATCAGAATACATCCAGGACCTAATTGATATCTTGAACATGCCAGACACTTCAGCAAATGTGAGGATCCTGGTGCTCCAAGGGCTGTGTGGCATTTGCTATATAAATTACAGTAACCAAAACAAGGTAAAAGATCTGAATCTTGCTGATATTCTTCTTGCTTGTCTCACTGAAGATGAAGATTCATCCCCAGCTAGCAACCATATTACCGTGGTTAAGTTCTGGGTTTGTTACCTTCTGACTGTCCTTTGTTGCCACAATATCCCTTACATTAGAATACTCCATGAATTGGGAGGTCAAAAGCTGGTGGTAAAGCTGAAATTCCTGTCTAGCATGGAATGGTCTGGCTGGCCAGATAATTATGCAGAAGTACTGTTTTCCCTTTTGGGGTTTCACAAAGCTCAACTTACTTCtggtatttaa
- the GMNN gene encoding geminin isoform X3, protein MNFSMKEKLDAGKASGTIKKYVTDNANSAPRRTLKTIQPSAAGCLIGRVNEPAKCSFKRKLWSDQLTAKTCKAEVVDPKQKNENLKGVTQAVDLMVKKNPPSRYWKEVAEERRKALYEVLQENEKRLTGQAPDGLESLKNLDLEEFEQEDEESDSEGDVDWDSEELPSQVSCDSTENATDSSAKKARSL, encoded by the exons ATGAATTTCAGTATGAAGGAGAAATTGGATGCAGGAAAAGCCTCAGGAACGATAAAG AAGTACGTCACAGACAATGCAAACTCAGCCCCAAGACGGACTCTTAAAACGATTCAGCCTTCAGCAGCAGGTTGCCTTATTGGCAGGGTAAATGAA CCTGCTAAATGTTCGTTCAAAAGGAAACTTTGGAGTGATCAGTTAACTGCAAAGACCTGCAAAGCTGAGGTTGTGGACccaaaacagaaaaatgaaaatctAAAAGGAGTCACTCAAGCTGTTGATCTCATGGTAAAAA AAAATCCTCCGTCTCGGTACTGGAAGGAAGTGGCTGAAGAGAGAAGGAAGGCACTGTATGAAGtgcttcaggaaaatgaaaag AGACTAACTGGGCAGGCACCTGATGGtcttgagtcactgaaaaatCTAGACTTGGAGGAATTTGAGCAGGAGGATGAAGAGAGTGATTCTGAGGGTGATGTAGATTGGGATTCTGAAGAGTTGCCTTCACAAGTCTCATGTGATTCTACGGAGAATGCCACAGATTCATCTGCAAAGAAAGCTAGAAGTCTGTGA
- the GMNN gene encoding geminin isoform X2 — protein sequence MNFSMKEKLDAGKASGTIKYVTDNANSAPRRTLKTIQPSAAGCLIGRVNEPAKCSFKRKLWSDQLTAKTCKAEVVDPKQKNENLKGVTQAVDLMVKKNPPSRYWKEVAEERRKALYEVLQENEKLHKEIEQKDGEIARLKEENDELVLLAEHVQYMTNMIERLTGQAPDGLESLKNLDLEEFEQEDEESDSEGDVDWDSEELPSQVSCDSTENATDSSAKKARSL from the exons ATGAATTTCAGTATGAAGGAGAAATTGGATGCAGGAAAAGCCTCAGGAACGATAAAG TACGTCACAGACAATGCAAACTCAGCCCCAAGACGGACTCTTAAAACGATTCAGCCTTCAGCAGCAGGTTGCCTTATTGGCAGGGTAAATGAA CCTGCTAAATGTTCGTTCAAAAGGAAACTTTGGAGTGATCAGTTAACTGCAAAGACCTGCAAAGCTGAGGTTGTGGACccaaaacagaaaaatgaaaatctAAAAGGAGTCACTCAAGCTGTTGATCTCATGGTAAAAA AAAATCCTCCGTCTCGGTACTGGAAGGAAGTGGCTGAAGAGAGAAGGAAGGCACTGTATGAAGtgcttcaggaaaatgaaaag CTGCACAAAGAAATTGAACAGAAAGATGGTGAAATTGCCCGTCTAAAAGAAGAAAATGATGAACTGGTATTACTTGCAGAACATGTGCAGTACATGACAAATATGATTGAG AGACTAACTGGGCAGGCACCTGATGGtcttgagtcactgaaaaatCTAGACTTGGAGGAATTTGAGCAGGAGGATGAAGAGAGTGATTCTGAGGGTGATGTAGATTGGGATTCTGAAGAGTTGCCTTCACAAGTCTCATGTGATTCTACGGAGAATGCCACAGATTCATCTGCAAAGAAAGCTAGAAGTCTGTGA
- the GMNN gene encoding geminin isoform X1: MNFSMKEKLDAGKASGTIKKYVTDNANSAPRRTLKTIQPSAAGCLIGRVNEPAKCSFKRKLWSDQLTAKTCKAEVVDPKQKNENLKGVTQAVDLMVKKNPPSRYWKEVAEERRKALYEVLQENEKLHKEIEQKDGEIARLKEENDELVLLAEHVQYMTNMIERLTGQAPDGLESLKNLDLEEFEQEDEESDSEGDVDWDSEELPSQVSCDSTENATDSSAKKARSL, translated from the exons ATGAATTTCAGTATGAAGGAGAAATTGGATGCAGGAAAAGCCTCAGGAACGATAAAG AAGTACGTCACAGACAATGCAAACTCAGCCCCAAGACGGACTCTTAAAACGATTCAGCCTTCAGCAGCAGGTTGCCTTATTGGCAGGGTAAATGAA CCTGCTAAATGTTCGTTCAAAAGGAAACTTTGGAGTGATCAGTTAACTGCAAAGACCTGCAAAGCTGAGGTTGTGGACccaaaacagaaaaatgaaaatctAAAAGGAGTCACTCAAGCTGTTGATCTCATGGTAAAAA AAAATCCTCCGTCTCGGTACTGGAAGGAAGTGGCTGAAGAGAGAAGGAAGGCACTGTATGAAGtgcttcaggaaaatgaaaag CTGCACAAAGAAATTGAACAGAAAGATGGTGAAATTGCCCGTCTAAAAGAAGAAAATGATGAACTGGTATTACTTGCAGAACATGTGCAGTACATGACAAATATGATTGAG AGACTAACTGGGCAGGCACCTGATGGtcttgagtcactgaaaaatCTAGACTTGGAGGAATTTGAGCAGGAGGATGAAGAGAGTGATTCTGAGGGTGATGTAGATTGGGATTCTGAAGAGTTGCCTTCACAAGTCTCATGTGATTCTACGGAGAATGCCACAGATTCATCTGCAAAGAAAGCTAGAAGTCTGTGA